A genomic region of Mesobacillus jeotgali contains the following coding sequences:
- a CDS encoding aliphatic sulfonate ABC transporter substrate-binding protein, which translates to MKKAILLLTFLFTAAMVLAGCGSSNSTSTSAGKEKIVIGYFPNINHVPAMVAKNKGFFEQQLGDGTTIEYKTFAEGGSFMTALKTGEIDAGLVGPGPAMNNYSTGADVKIIAGASTGGTVVLARKGVEINSVEDFAGKTFITPGVGCTHDVQYETYLEEQGITSQRIGGTMKHLTGQPAQYAAMLKAGKVDIVVAPEPWAAVIEKETGAEVVIGWDEVSFGETLPASVMVTSGKMIEEKPETVQKIIDAHKDAVKFINENPAEAQEITIKDIKETTGQELEKDVVELAWERIGFTHEVDAQAIQDFSDSSYALKFLKDKPDFKTLIDDSFLN; encoded by the coding sequence ATGAAAAAAGCAATATTACTTTTAACATTCTTGTTTACGGCCGCGATGGTACTCGCTGGTTGCGGTTCAAGCAATTCAACGTCAACATCAGCAGGCAAGGAAAAAATCGTCATCGGTTACTTCCCGAACATCAACCACGTACCTGCGATGGTGGCAAAAAATAAGGGATTTTTTGAGCAGCAGCTTGGCGATGGAACAACAATCGAGTATAAGACTTTTGCAGAAGGCGGCTCATTCATGACTGCACTGAAAACGGGTGAAATCGATGCAGGCCTAGTTGGACCGGGTCCGGCGATGAACAATTACTCAACAGGCGCAGACGTGAAAATCATTGCTGGTGCATCAACTGGCGGCACAGTTGTTTTGGCAAGAAAAGGTGTCGAGATTAATTCAGTCGAAGACTTCGCTGGCAAGACATTCATCACTCCAGGAGTTGGCTGCACACACGACGTTCAATATGAAACGTACCTTGAAGAACAGGGAATCACATCACAGCGAATCGGCGGAACAATGAAACACCTTACTGGCCAGCCGGCACAATACGCCGCAATGCTTAAGGCAGGCAAGGTCGACATCGTTGTAGCACCTGAACCATGGGCAGCGGTAATTGAAAAAGAAACAGGAGCTGAAGTCGTCATCGGCTGGGATGAAGTATCCTTCGGCGAAACGCTTCCTGCATCCGTAATGGTCACTTCCGGAAAAATGATCGAGGAAAAGCCAGAAACTGTCCAAAAGATTATTGACGCACACAAAGATGCTGTGAAATTCATTAATGAAAACCCAGCTGAAGCACAGGAAATTACGATTAAAGACATTAAAGAAACAACAGGGCAAGAGCTTGAAAAAGATGTAGTCGAGCTGGCATGGGAACGAATTGGCTTTACACATGAAGTCGATGCACAGGCAATCCAGGACTTCTCGGATTCATCTTACGCATTGAAGTTCCTTAAGGATAAGCCAGACTTCAAAACACTGATTGACGATAGTTTTCTAAATTAA
- a CDS encoding lipoate--protein ligase, translating to MLFIDNKGITDPRINLAIEEYALKNLDINETYLLFYVNEPSIIIGKNQNTIEEINTEYVEKNGIHVVRRLSGGGAVYHDLGNLNFSFITKDDGESFHNFRKFTEPVVNALRKLGVNAELSGRNDLLAEGRKISGNAQFSTRGRMFSHGTLLFDSEIESVVSALNVKKDKIESKGIKSIRSRVANISEFLSEKVTIEKFRSLLLKNIFEGLDDIPEHVLTEQDWEKIHELSKERYQNWDWNYGKSPKFNLQHSHRFPVGQVDVRFDVNKGIIENCKIYGDFFGVGDVTEIEDKLTGIKYEKSQIALALDEVEINHYFGNISKEDFINLIY from the coding sequence ATGTTATTTATCGACAATAAAGGAATCACAGACCCCAGGATTAATCTGGCAATCGAAGAATATGCCTTGAAGAACCTGGACATCAACGAAACATACTTGCTATTTTATGTAAACGAGCCATCTATCATCATTGGCAAAAACCAGAACACGATTGAAGAGATCAATACGGAATATGTCGAGAAAAATGGCATTCATGTCGTCCGCCGATTATCAGGAGGCGGTGCTGTGTACCATGACCTTGGAAACTTGAATTTCAGCTTCATCACAAAGGACGACGGAGAAAGCTTCCATAATTTCAGGAAGTTTACCGAGCCAGTGGTGAATGCCTTAAGGAAACTGGGAGTCAATGCGGAATTGAGCGGCAGGAATGACCTTTTAGCAGAAGGAAGGAAGATATCCGGAAACGCTCAATTTTCCACAAGAGGGCGGATGTTCAGCCATGGTACCTTATTGTTTGATTCAGAAATCGAAAGTGTCGTTTCTGCTCTGAATGTAAAAAAAGACAAGATAGAATCTAAAGGAATTAAATCAATCCGCAGCCGAGTTGCGAATATCTCCGAGTTCCTCTCGGAAAAAGTGACAATTGAGAAATTCCGTTCGCTTCTATTAAAAAACATCTTTGAGGGACTGGATGATATTCCTGAGCATGTCTTAACAGAGCAGGACTGGGAAAAAATCCACGAGCTTTCAAAGGAAAGGTATCAGAACTGGGATTGGAATTATGGAAAGTCACCTAAATTCAACTTGCAGCATTCGCATAGATTCCCGGTGGGGCAAGTCGATGTCCGATTTGACGTCAACAAGGGAATCATCGAAAACTGTAAAATCTATGGAGATTTCTTCGGTGTAGGCGATGTCACCGAAATAGAGGACAAGCTGACCGGCATCAAATATGAGAAGTCCCAAATTGCTTTGGCTTTGGATGAAGTGGAGATTAATCATTATTTTGGAAATATTTCTAAAGAAGATTTCATTAATTTAATATATTAA
- the yhfH gene encoding protein YhfH codes for MIENVVEFFRNLPAKQCSECGEKINEQHECYGNKCDGCMDPGKL; via the coding sequence ATGATTGAAAATGTCGTAGAATTCTTTCGCAATTTACCAGCAAAGCAATGCTCAGAGTGTGGAGAGAAGATTAATGAACAACATGAGTGCTATGGAAACAAGTGCGATGGATGCATGGACCCTGGTAAACTATAA
- a CDS encoding AzlD domain-containing protein produces the protein MSKEIVIMIIGMAIVTYIPRMLPFVMFRGKELPPFLQGVLKNVPYATLGALIFPAILFIQEDIWYGLIGAAAAFIVAFMGANVIVVVIGSISVLTLYSYFF, from the coding sequence ATGAGTAAAGAAATTGTCATCATGATCATTGGTATGGCCATCGTAACCTACATACCGAGGATGCTTCCATTTGTGATGTTCCGCGGAAAAGAACTGCCGCCATTCCTGCAAGGTGTTCTGAAAAATGTTCCTTATGCCACTCTCGGCGCGCTGATCTTCCCGGCAATCCTGTTTATCCAGGAAGATATATGGTATGGGCTCATTGGGGCTGCCGCAGCATTCATCGTTGCCTTTATGGGAGCGAACGTCATTGTTGTCGTAATTGGCTCCATCTCCGTTTTGACTTTATATTCCTATTTTTTCTAG
- a CDS encoding fatty acid--CoA ligase family protein has translation MNLSSQLHHTASMLGDKPAYFFMDKASTYAELDATVTKFASGLEKLGVKKGDHIALLLGNSPHFVIGLYGALRLGATVIPINPIYTADEIGYILNNGDVKLVVGLDLMLPLAEKMHQHLPKVEHFVIAETGQSQMSEEEMSKLSLGSKLKPFTHVVGSGDLDFKGPELNDDDVAIILYTSGTTGKPKGAMLTHKNLYSNAKDVSDYLKMNEDDKVITALPMFHVFCLTVALNAPLMNGGTLLIVPRFSPAEVFRIARKYEATVFAGVPTMYNFLFQYPEGNPDDLKSLRLCISGGASLPVALLQNFERKFNVMVSEGYGLSEAAPVTCFNPLDRPRKAGSIGTSIVNVENKVVNEMGDEVAPGEVGELIVRGPNVMAGYYKMPEETAATIKDGWLYTGDLARMDEEGYFYIVDRKKDLILVGGYNVYPREVEEVLYNHSDVVEVAVLGVPDPNFGEAVRCYVVSKNPELTEEQLLEYCSEHLAKYKVPSAIEFLEELPKNTTGKILRRALKNQVLQGQ, from the coding sequence ATGAATCTTTCATCACAGCTTCATCACACTGCCTCAATGCTGGGCGATAAGCCGGCATATTTTTTCATGGACAAAGCAAGCACATATGCAGAGCTTGATGCTACTGTAACGAAGTTTGCTTCTGGACTTGAGAAATTAGGGGTAAAAAAAGGCGATCATATCGCATTGTTGCTAGGAAACTCTCCACATTTTGTCATCGGTTTGTACGGAGCTCTTAGACTCGGTGCAACAGTCATTCCCATCAATCCAATTTACACAGCAGATGAAATCGGCTATATCTTGAATAACGGCGATGTAAAGCTTGTCGTCGGGCTGGATCTAATGTTGCCGCTCGCAGAAAAAATGCATCAGCATCTGCCAAAGGTCGAACACTTCGTGATTGCGGAGACAGGCCAGAGCCAGATGTCTGAAGAGGAAATGTCCAAGCTTTCTTTAGGTTCAAAATTGAAACCGTTTACACATGTTGTTGGTTCCGGAGATCTTGATTTCAAGGGCCCAGAGTTGAACGATGATGATGTAGCGATCATTCTTTATACGTCTGGGACAACAGGCAAGCCTAAAGGAGCCATGCTTACACACAAAAATCTTTATAGCAATGCAAAAGATGTAAGCGATTACCTTAAGATGAACGAAGATGACAAGGTAATCACCGCCTTGCCAATGTTCCATGTCTTCTGTTTGACAGTGGCCCTTAATGCGCCATTGATGAATGGGGGAACATTGTTGATTGTTCCTAGATTCAGCCCGGCTGAAGTATTCCGAATTGCCCGGAAATACGAGGCTACTGTATTTGCCGGGGTACCGACAATGTACAATTTCCTGTTCCAGTATCCAGAAGGAAATCCGGATGACCTAAAATCGCTTCGACTTTGTATTTCTGGCGGTGCTTCACTTCCAGTTGCGCTTCTTCAGAATTTTGAGCGTAAGTTCAATGTAATGGTCTCAGAAGGATACGGTTTGTCGGAGGCTGCACCAGTTACATGCTTCAATCCGCTTGACCGTCCACGCAAGGCAGGTTCAATTGGAACTTCAATCGTGAATGTGGAGAACAAGGTTGTCAATGAAATGGGAGATGAAGTAGCTCCAGGAGAAGTTGGCGAATTGATCGTCCGCGGTCCGAATGTTATGGCTGGCTATTATAAGATGCCGGAAGAAACAGCTGCTACAATCAAGGATGGCTGGTTATATACAGGAGATCTTGCCCGCATGGACGAAGAAGGTTATTTTTACATCGTTGACCGCAAAAAGGATTTGATTCTGGTCGGTGGATACAATGTATACCCTCGTGAAGTAGAAGAAGTGTTGTACAATCATTCAGACGTGGTTGAGGTTGCCGTTCTCGGTGTACCAGATCCGAATTTCGGCGAAGCAGTAAGATGCTATGTTGTCAGCAAAAATCCTGAACTGACCGAAGAGCAGCTGCTCGAGTATTGCAGCGAACACCTGGCGAAATACAAGGTGCCAAGCGCCATCGAGTTCCTCGAAGAACTTCCGAAAAACACAACCGGAAAGATTTTAAGAAGAGCGCTAAAAAATCAGGTTTTACAAGGACAATAA
- a CDS encoding TetR/AcrR family transcriptional regulator, protein MAIDRRQQIIDAATNSFSLYGYKATTIDQVAKLANVGKGTIYTFFKNKEELFDEIINRLIKEMKEVADDAVKPSDSFYENVHRALYRLLEFRKQHQLTIKLSQEARDIGTPAVLDVMEKLELAILKFIEDKVVLAVERGEIKECDPEKTSFIMMKLYIALIFDWEKRHSPLSKEEISQLFEFYIFKGLSN, encoded by the coding sequence ATGGCAATTGACCGTAGGCAGCAAATTATTGATGCAGCAACTAATTCATTTTCTCTTTATGGCTATAAGGCGACAACAATCGATCAGGTAGCGAAGCTTGCAAATGTCGGGAAAGGAACAATTTATACTTTTTTCAAAAATAAAGAGGAACTCTTTGACGAAATTATTAACAGATTGATCAAAGAGATGAAGGAAGTGGCCGATGATGCTGTTAAACCATCAGATTCATTTTATGAGAATGTCCATCGGGCATTATACAGGCTGCTTGAGTTCCGCAAACAACATCAGCTTACTATCAAACTCTCTCAGGAAGCGAGGGATATAGGGACACCAGCTGTACTGGATGTAATGGAAAAACTGGAACTTGCAATCCTGAAATTTATTGAAGATAAGGTTGTTCTGGCTGTTGAAAGAGGTGAAATAAAGGAATGTGATCCTGAAAAAACCTCCTTCATCATGATGAAACTCTATATCGCTTTGATATTTGACTGGGAGAAAAGGCACTCACCGCTGTCAAAGGAAGAAATTTCACAGCTGTTTGAATTTTATATTTTCAAAGGATTATCTAACTAG
- a CDS encoding enoyl-CoA hydratase-related protein has product MISLGNIDFQLEGHTAIVTLNRPDALNAFNYETLGELQQIIEKIRSNREARGVIFTGAGEKAFSVGADLKERRTLSDEDVKRNIYKIGEVFTMVDQLPQPTIAAINGFAFGGGMELALACDFRVAAAGTQMGLTETSLAIIPGAGGTQRLPRLIGQAKALELILTARRLKAEEALEYGLVTAVVKKESLLDECIKFADMMLANGPVALQQAKYAVKQGMNADLQTGLQIERKAYEVTIPTEDRLEALAAFSEKRKPNFKGN; this is encoded by the coding sequence ATGATCAGTTTGGGAAACATCGATTTTCAATTAGAGGGACATACGGCAATTGTCACGCTGAATCGTCCGGACGCATTAAACGCTTTTAACTATGAAACACTCGGAGAATTACAGCAAATTATTGAAAAAATCAGATCGAACCGTGAAGCCAGGGGCGTCATTTTTACCGGAGCTGGTGAAAAGGCATTCAGTGTCGGAGCTGATTTAAAGGAGCGCCGTACTCTTTCTGACGAGGACGTAAAGCGGAACATTTATAAAATCGGCGAGGTCTTCACGATGGTTGACCAGCTTCCGCAGCCGACGATTGCCGCCATCAATGGATTTGCCTTCGGAGGAGGAATGGAGCTTGCCCTTGCCTGTGATTTCCGTGTTGCCGCTGCAGGAACACAGATGGGATTGACGGAAACAAGCCTGGCGATTATCCCGGGCGCAGGTGGCACACAGCGGCTGCCAAGATTGATCGGGCAAGCAAAAGCACTTGAGCTGATTTTGACAGCGCGCCGGCTGAAAGCTGAGGAAGCGCTTGAATATGGACTCGTCACAGCTGTCGTCAAAAAAGAAAGCTTGCTTGATGAATGCATAAAATTTGCTGACATGATGCTGGCGAACGGCCCAGTGGCCCTGCAGCAGGCAAAGTACGCCGTCAAGCAGGGGATGAACGCAGACTTGCAGACAGGATTGCAAATCGAGCGCAAAGCATACGAAGTCACAATCCCGACAGAAGACCGGCTCGAAGCGCTGGCAGCCTTCAGTGAGAAACGGAAGCCAAATTTTAAAGGAAATTAA
- a CDS encoding ABC transporter permease, giving the protein MNPHIKRIIFFAAVIAFWYAGSKLEWWMPIILPSPEKVLEALITGFEDKTLIYDLIASFKRLAIGLGLSLVIGTGLGVLLAKSKTADETLGTVVLAFQSVPSIVWLPLAIMWFGMNEKAVIFVVVLGGTFVMTLNIRVGIKNVSPLFIKAAKTMGVTGWNLYKRVIFPAAIPYVVTGSRLAWAFAWRALMAGELLSTGPGLGYTLRYASDFGNMGLVIGVMIIIGVIGTIVDQLIFQRIEKSVLNRWGLDS; this is encoded by the coding sequence ATGAATCCACACATTAAGAGAATCATATTTTTCGCAGCAGTGATTGCATTCTGGTACGCAGGAAGCAAGCTGGAATGGTGGATGCCAATCATCCTTCCCTCACCTGAAAAAGTCCTGGAGGCACTGATCACAGGCTTCGAGGACAAAACATTGATCTACGACCTGATTGCAAGCTTCAAACGGCTCGCCATTGGTCTTGGCCTTTCCCTTGTAATTGGAACAGGACTTGGCGTCTTGCTTGCTAAGTCAAAAACGGCGGATGAAACACTTGGAACTGTCGTCCTCGCGTTTCAAAGTGTACCGAGCATTGTTTGGCTCCCGCTTGCAATCATGTGGTTCGGTATGAATGAGAAAGCTGTTATTTTCGTGGTGGTTCTCGGAGGAACATTTGTGATGACACTTAATATCAGAGTGGGCATTAAAAATGTTTCACCATTATTTATAAAAGCTGCAAAAACGATGGGAGTGACCGGCTGGAATTTATATAAAAGAGTGATTTTTCCGGCAGCGATCCCTTACGTGGTAACAGGGTCAAGATTGGCATGGGCATTTGCCTGGAGGGCGCTGATGGCTGGGGAACTTTTAAGCACAGGGCCTGGACTTGGGTATACGCTTCGCTACGCCTCGGATTTCGGCAACATGGGGCTCGTCATTGGCGTCATGATCATAATTGGTGTCATTGGAACAATCGTAGATCAGCTTATCTTCCAGCGCATCGAAAAATCGGTGCTCAATCGCTGGGGACTTGATTCATAA
- a CDS encoding MBL fold metallo-hydrolase produces the protein MKLTIVGFWGGYPKVNEASTGYLLEHEGFKLMIDFGSGVLAKLQNFVQPEELDAMVLSHYHPDHIADIGVLQHARLIQGFLGKKSPQLPIYGHTQDKQEFAKLTYKNITKGIGYDPAKKLNVGPFTISFISAVHPVPCYAMRIEAGSKSLVYTADTSFKEEFIPFASGADLLLSECNFYGNQDGKGAGHMNSYDNGKLAEGAGVKQLVLTHLPHYGEIDQLVSEASTVFNGPITLAREGLEITL, from the coding sequence TTGAAGCTGACAATAGTAGGATTCTGGGGCGGCTACCCGAAGGTGAACGAGGCCAGCACAGGATATTTACTTGAACATGAAGGATTTAAGCTAATGATAGACTTTGGCAGCGGAGTATTGGCGAAACTCCAAAATTTTGTGCAGCCAGAAGAGCTGGATGCAATGGTACTGTCACATTATCATCCCGATCATATTGCTGATATCGGAGTATTACAGCATGCGAGGCTAATACAGGGTTTTCTGGGTAAGAAGTCTCCGCAGCTTCCGATTTACGGACATACACAGGACAAGCAGGAGTTTGCGAAACTTACATATAAAAACATTACCAAAGGGATCGGCTATGATCCTGCCAAAAAGCTCAACGTTGGCCCATTCACGATTTCATTCATTTCTGCAGTTCATCCGGTTCCATGCTATGCGATGCGAATCGAAGCAGGGAGTAAGTCTCTGGTATATACAGCCGATACGTCCTTCAAGGAAGAGTTCATCCCATTTGCTTCAGGAGCTGATCTATTGCTTTCAGAATGCAACTTTTATGGCAACCAGGATGGCAAAGGTGCAGGGCATATGAATAGCTACGATAACGGAAAGCTGGCTGAGGGAGCGGGTGTGAAACAGTTAGTCTTGACCCATTTGCCACATTACGGTGAAATTGACCAGCTTGTTTCGGAAGCTTCAACAGTATTCAATGGCCCGATCACCCTTGCGAGGGAAGGGCTCGAAATAACCTTATAA
- a CDS encoding YhgE/Pip family protein, giving the protein MKNKLFSQELTAIFRNKKLLIPIIAVLFVPVLYSGMFLWAFWDPYEHLSDLPVAVANEDSGTTMEGEKLQLGDDLVGKLKESKDFDFQFVSEKEGKKGLEQQEYYMMIKIPENFSKNATTLLDDHPEKLELVYIPNESFNFLSAQIGETAAERIKASVSEKLSETYAETMFDKIGDLAKGLGKASDGAAELNDGADKLKAGSRELYKNLSVLAGKSIEFNQGVNSANSGAKELANGADSLTDGLGQLEDGHAKLEGTSSELLNGQKDLMAGASKVKTGLEEVNNKIPAMVQGTTKIEQGSEQLAQNLSNWKTGADQTASGAADLHAGIQELKEQMDAMAPLLAEYPDKQKELATALEKLEAGSVSLEKGTVALSDSAGALAEGAKTISGTLGELNSGQRKLQQGIKDLTDGSTQLEAGAGKLASGQEHFHTGMELFGNKLSEAAAGSVELSEGSSKLVGGMDLLASGSSAMSDGTGKLSLGAERLAEGNRKVADGTSELAEKLKDGADEAQISPNDQTYNMFAAPVKLDSEKINKVPNYGTGFAPYFLSLGLFVGALLLSIVFPLREPAGIPRNGVNWFLSKFGILAGIGIIQALVADAIVLGGLGLHVESIPLFLTFSIVTSLTFVALVQFLVTLLGDPGRFVAIIILILQLTTSAGTFPLELIPGFLQRFNSYLPMTYSVHGFKAVISSGDFGFMWQNAGILAAYIGLLSIGTAVYFHWMFKRRFAVLVKE; this is encoded by the coding sequence ATGAAAAACAAACTGTTTTCACAAGAATTAACTGCTATTTTTCGTAATAAAAAATTATTGATTCCCATTATTGCTGTTCTCTTTGTTCCTGTCCTTTACAGTGGCATGTTTTTATGGGCATTCTGGGATCCTTATGAACATCTTTCAGATCTCCCCGTTGCGGTAGCAAATGAAGACTCAGGAACAACGATGGAGGGTGAAAAGCTGCAATTAGGCGATGATCTAGTTGGAAAATTGAAAGAAAGCAAAGACTTCGATTTTCAATTCGTATCTGAAAAAGAAGGGAAGAAGGGTCTTGAGCAGCAAGAGTATTATATGATGATTAAAATTCCAGAAAATTTCTCTAAAAATGCAACAACATTATTGGATGATCATCCTGAAAAGCTGGAGCTTGTGTATATACCCAATGAGAGCTTTAACTTTTTATCCGCTCAAATCGGTGAAACAGCTGCCGAGAGAATTAAGGCATCTGTATCTGAGAAACTCTCTGAAACTTATGCAGAGACAATGTTTGATAAAATTGGCGACCTTGCAAAAGGTCTAGGTAAAGCAAGTGACGGAGCCGCTGAACTTAACGATGGTGCGGATAAGCTAAAAGCTGGAAGCCGGGAACTCTATAAAAACTTATCCGTTTTGGCGGGGAAGTCAATCGAGTTCAATCAAGGAGTGAATTCGGCGAATTCCGGAGCCAAAGAATTGGCAAATGGAGCAGATTCTCTAACCGATGGACTTGGACAGTTGGAAGATGGCCATGCGAAGCTGGAGGGTACTTCAAGTGAGCTTCTTAATGGCCAGAAAGACTTGATGGCTGGTGCTTCTAAAGTAAAAACAGGTTTAGAAGAAGTGAACAATAAAATTCCTGCTATGGTTCAGGGCACAACAAAGATTGAACAGGGATCCGAACAGCTTGCCCAGAATCTATCAAACTGGAAAACTGGAGCGGATCAAACTGCTAGTGGAGCAGCTGATCTGCATGCCGGTATTCAAGAACTCAAAGAACAAATGGATGCAATGGCTCCTCTATTAGCCGAATATCCTGATAAACAGAAAGAACTCGCCACAGCGCTCGAGAAATTGGAAGCTGGGAGTGTTAGCCTTGAAAAAGGAACAGTCGCTCTTTCAGACTCGGCGGGTGCTTTAGCTGAAGGCGCGAAGACAATCTCAGGTACTCTTGGTGAATTAAACTCAGGACAGAGGAAACTTCAACAGGGAATCAAGGATTTAACAGATGGCAGTACTCAACTTGAAGCTGGAGCTGGGAAATTGGCATCTGGCCAGGAACATTTCCACACGGGCATGGAGCTTTTCGGTAACAAACTGAGTGAAGCGGCTGCGGGTTCTGTTGAACTGTCTGAAGGAAGTTCAAAGCTTGTTGGAGGTATGGACCTACTTGCCTCAGGCTCCTCGGCAATGTCTGATGGAACTGGCAAATTGTCCTTAGGAGCTGAAAGGCTGGCAGAAGGAAATAGAAAGGTCGCAGATGGAACATCTGAACTTGCTGAAAAGCTAAAGGATGGTGCGGATGAAGCACAGATTAGTCCTAACGACCAGACCTACAACATGTTCGCAGCCCCAGTAAAATTGGATAGTGAAAAAATAAATAAGGTTCCAAACTATGGAACAGGTTTTGCACCTTACTTTTTATCTTTAGGGTTGTTCGTAGGCGCACTTCTGTTATCAATTGTCTTTCCTTTAAGAGAACCAGCAGGGATACCGAGAAACGGGGTTAACTGGTTCCTAAGCAAATTTGGGATTTTAGCGGGAATTGGGATTATACAAGCACTCGTTGCAGATGCCATTGTTCTCGGTGGATTAGGTTTGCATGTAGAAAGTATTCCGCTGTTCTTAACCTTTTCCATTGTTACAAGTCTAACCTTTGTTGCATTGGTTCAGTTTCTTGTAACCCTGTTAGGGGATCCCGGACGATTTGTTGCCATCATTATCCTGATATTGCAGCTTACAACAAGTGCGGGAACCTTCCCGTTGGAGTTAATACCCGGTTTCCTGCAGAGGTTTAACTCGTATTTGCCAATGACTTATTCAGTACATGGGTTCAAAGCTGTTATTTCCAGTGGTGATTTCGGCTTCATGTGGCAAAATGCAGGAATATTAGCCGCTTATATAGGTTTGCTATCAATTGGAACCGCAGTTTATTTCCATTGGATGTTTAAGAGACGATTTGCAGTTTTAGTAAAAGAATAA
- a CDS encoding ABC transporter ATP-binding protein, which yields MFIEISNVHKQYADKNNHQVDILKDINLEVNKGEFVSILGPSGCGKSTLLSIVAGLTPASSGEVIVSGKKIDKPGKDRGMVFQQAALFPWLNVLENVLFPLKQEMPKKQAEAEAMKQLQKVQLSKYLSHYPHELSGGMQQRVAIARALAMNPEILLMDEPFGALDEQTRSRLHEQLETIWSETQKTILFVTHSISESIKLSDRIIVMGTKPGVILKDIKVDIPRPRHDHKKEMVELEEYIMSYLKKEIDKVIREELADESTH from the coding sequence TTGTTTATTGAAATCAGCAATGTACACAAACAATACGCGGACAAAAATAATCACCAGGTTGATATTCTAAAAGATATTAATCTCGAAGTGAATAAAGGTGAATTTGTATCAATTCTCGGTCCATCTGGCTGCGGTAAATCGACACTTCTCTCGATCGTGGCAGGACTGACTCCGGCAAGTAGCGGTGAAGTTATTGTCTCCGGCAAAAAAATAGATAAACCGGGAAAGGACAGGGGAATGGTATTCCAGCAGGCAGCACTGTTTCCGTGGCTGAACGTTCTCGAGAATGTTCTGTTTCCGCTTAAACAGGAAATGCCGAAGAAACAGGCTGAAGCCGAAGCGATGAAACAATTGCAAAAGGTTCAGCTTAGCAAATACCTATCCCACTATCCTCACGAGCTATCAGGAGGAATGCAGCAGCGGGTGGCGATTGCGAGGGCACTTGCGATGAACCCGGAAATCCTTTTGATGGATGAACCCTTCGGCGCACTTGACGAACAAACGCGCTCACGACTACATGAGCAGCTGGAGACGATCTGGTCAGAAACACAGAAAACGATCCTGTTCGTCACCCACAGTATCTCTGAATCCATTAAACTATCAGACCGGATCATTGTAATGGGAACGAAGCCAGGAGTGATTCTTAAGGATATTAAAGTGGATATTCCAAGGCCCCGCCATGATCATAAAAAAGAGATGGTGGAACTTGAAGAATATATTATGAGTTATCTGAAGAAGGAGATCGACAAAGTCATCAGGGAGGAGCTTGCAGATGAATCCACACATTAA
- a CDS encoding AzlC family ABC transporter permease produces MESTLVVKPATDFKRGIQSGISIAIGYMPVALTFGLIAKTTGLALSETIMMSMLVFAGAAQYISLSLLAQGIGIFEVILTTFIVNIRHFLMSASLNEKAEEDTVGARMGYSFGITDETFSVAATREGTINARYMFGLNLTAYSSWVVFSGLGFIIGAGLPQTLQESMSVALYAMFVGLLVPSMKGNVKVVYLALLAAAFNSIFTMAELMSTGWAIVLATLLSAILVEAVETFKKGRGETDE; encoded by the coding sequence ATGGAAAGCACTTTGGTTGTTAAGCCGGCAACAGATTTTAAAAGAGGGATTCAATCGGGCATCAGTATTGCGATAGGCTATATGCCGGTTGCGCTTACCTTTGGCCTGATTGCCAAGACAACTGGACTTGCACTAAGTGAGACCATCATGATGAGCATGCTGGTGTTTGCGGGAGCTGCACAATATATTTCATTAAGCCTCCTCGCCCAGGGTATCGGGATCTTTGAGGTCATTCTCACCACCTTTATCGTGAATATCCGCCATTTTCTCATGTCTGCGTCTTTGAATGAAAAAGCAGAAGAGGATACCGTGGGAGCGAGAATGGGCTATTCTTTCGGGATTACGGATGAGACATTTTCAGTCGCTGCGACACGCGAGGGTACAATAAATGCCCGCTATATGTTCGGGTTGAATCTTACTGCATACTCAAGTTGGGTCGTTTTTTCGGGGTTAGGCTTCATCATTGGGGCAGGATTGCCGCAGACCCTTCAGGAAAGTATGTCAGTAGCATTATATGCCATGTTTGTGGGATTACTAGTCCCTTCGATGAAAGGCAATGTAAAGGTTGTATACCTTGCCTTACTCGCAGCAGCGTTCAATTCGATTTTTACAATGGCTGAACTGATGTCCACAGGATGGGCCATCGTGCTGGCAACACTGCTATCAGCGATTCTCGTAGAGGCAGTAGAAACATTCAAGAAGGGCAGGGGAGAAACAGATGAGTAA